A region of the Leptospirillum ferriphilum genome:
CAAGACAGACATACGGTGTATGGAAGGGCAGGAAAACCCTGCCTCCAGTGCAGCACCCCTATCCAGTCCGTCAGGGAAGCATCCCGGACCCTCTTTTATTGCCCCGTTTGCCAGAAACGGCAACTTCGGAGGAAGGAGAAAACACTCCGGGAAGCTTTGACAGCAGTCCAATGACGGGCTTCCTAAAAATATTCTCAAGATCCTTTGTGTCGACTTTTTCTTCAATTCTTGCAATCTGATCCCGGATTGTCCGTGGATGCCTTCCCATTATTTCTGCCACACGGCTCACTTCTCCCGTTTTTCCATAAGCCAGAAAGATTCTCCACTGATGATCTGTCAGGATATGCCGGATCTTTTTGATTCTTTGAAGAAAATCAAGAATTTCTTCAATTTCAGGAGGGACCGGGAAGCGGAAGGACTTTTGGAAATTGATCGAATAGGGGTCCACTTTGACCCACTTCTGAAAATCCTGAAGCAAATCGTCCTTTCCGATCACAAAATCCAGATATGGCAAATAGCGCATCCATAATCCAAATCTTAAACTTCGGAATTTTGGAACCACAATGACCAGGGGAGGGATACTCATCTTCCGGATCCGTTCCGGAGGCGCCTCAAAGCCTGACTGTAAAAAAAGCCGGACGGGTTTCGTAATTCGCATAATATGTTCAATCTCGTTCCAGGATTTTACGAATATCCATGTTTGACCGATCGGTCTCATATTCGGAAGACAGGATTCGAGGCTTTTGTCGATAACAATTTCCCTTTTATCCAAAACACTTTCCCTTTCATTTTTCATAAATAAAATTGATCATTTAAAAAAGCCAAATTTTTCGCCAAATATTAGCACTGAACCACGCCCGATTCAAGATGGATATCCTACCGTGAGCATCTCAAGAATAATCTGAGCATCCTGTCTCCTTAAAAATCTGTTTTTCATTTTTCCAGAACTCATCATGGCCTGCTTCGACAAGAACACGGGAGATGAACCGGTTGCCCGATTTTTTCTGCACATGCTACAATAGTAAGGATAATTGAAAAGGTCAGGCGGATGAGATCTTGCAGGAAGAATAATGCCGGGGACAGATTTGGTCATTAACACGGAAATGGTGGGCGATACAGGGCTCGAACCTGTGACCCCTGCCGTGTGAAGGCAGTGCTCTACCGCTGAGCTAATCGCCCGAACGTTCCCAGTCTATCCGAATATGCCGCACCTTGACAACAGACGTCCAGTCATCTCCCCATACCTTCTTCCAGGAGCGGCTTAAAAACGTGAAATTCAAGAATACCTTGAACCTTCCCAAAACAGACTTTCCCATGCAGGCCAAACTTCCTGAAAGAGAACCGGCCACTCTGGAACGATGGCAGGATCAGAATCAGTACGAACAACTTCTAAAATTGTCCAACCGGCCACTTTTTGTCCTTCATGACGGTCCTCCATATGCCAATGGACATCTTCATATGGGGCATGCCCTGAACAAAATTCTCAAGGACATGATCAACCGGGTTGCAATCAAAAAAGGTCTGCGCCCGTCCTATCGACCAGGATGGGATTGCCACGGGCTTCCCATCGAACATCGGGTTCTGGAAGAACTTAAAAAGAACAGGTCCGAGCTTTCGGCTCTCGAGATTCGGGCTCGTTGCAGGGAGTCTGCCACAACCTATGTGGGGATCCAGATGCAGGAATTCCAGAGGATGGGGATTCTCGCGGACTGGAAAAATCCCTATCTTACGATGGAATACGGGTATGAAGCGGATATTCTTTCTGCATTCGCAAAAATCGTGCGCGATGGAAGGGTTTACAAGGGAGTTAAACCAGTCTTATGGTGTCCAAACTGCGAAACAGCACTCGCCGATGCGGAAGTCGAGTACGAAGATCATTCTTCCCAGGCAGCTACTGTTCTTTTTCCTGAAGTCCCGAAAGACCAAACGCACCCTCGAAGATTCTTCCCGATCTGGACGACAACACCGTGGACACTCCCTGCAAACCGGGCTGTCGCCATCAATCCGGAGGCCGATTATCTGATCCTTGAGTGGACAGGCAAAAAATTGGATCCACTTTTCCATATCGGAGATCAACTTGTTATTGGTGCGGATTTGTGGCAGGAAGAGAAGAATTTTGGTGGGTTTGGAAGAATCCGGGAGGGTTTTTCCCTGCAAAACCGTCTCAAAGGGAAGACCCTGGTGGATGCGACACCTGTTCTCCTGAGCCCTCTCAATTCTCTTTCAGTCCCTCTCCTGGCCGGCGATTTCGTCACTCTCGATCAGGGAACTGGCATGGTCCATATCGCTCCTGGTCACGGGGAAGACGACTTTCTCCTCGGGAAATCCAGAAACCTTGAAATTTATGCTCCGGTCGATGACAAAGGAAGATATACACCGGATCTCCCTGAATCTTTGCAGCAGCTTGTCGGTCGGCCTGTCCAGAGGATTGACCAGGACATTCTCTCCCTCCTGCGCGACCGGTTTTTGCTGGTTGACACCTCCGTTTATCACCACTCCTATCCCCATTGCTGGAGATGCAAGAAACCTG
Encoded here:
- a CDS encoding helix-turn-helix transcriptional regulator, with the protein product MRYLPYLDFVIGKDDLLQDFQKWVKVDPYSINFQKSFRFPVPPEIEEILDFLQRIKKIRHILTDHQWRIFLAYGKTGEVSRVAEIMGRHPRTIRDQIARIEEKVDTKDLENIFRKPVIGLLSKLPGVFSPSSEVAVSGKRGNKRGSGMLP